The following are from one region of the Vibrio rarus genome:
- the recB gene encoding exodeoxyribonuclease V subunit beta, producing the protein MTDAAHITPAALDTMTFPLHGARLIEASAGTGKTFTIAGLYLRLLLGHGDNGCAHQQPLTVEQILVVTFTEAATAELKDRIRARIHQARVDFSRGHSDDPIIKPLLEQTDDRDRACELLLMAERQMDEAAVFTIHGFCQRMLTQNAFESGSRFKSQFIKDETQLKTQVVCDYWRRHFYHMNQTMAAEIRRHWKTPQALFSDLDRFISGNQVYIHSEQAQGELESQYLERIKVIDELKQQWLSSSDSFEKLIAESGITKNPYNKKNVPNWIEKIDNWAKTMPSTLALPDCLNRFSQSALQAKTKPGNQLPEHAVFNQSETFFQLPALEVKQAILSNAIPECRRELQKAKQQQQKLSFDDLLSQLDYALQHDDESLLADRIRQLYPIAMIDEFQDTDPQQYNIFSHLYLSYPKCGLFMIGDPKQAIYAFRGADIFTYIRARNEVTSHFNLMTNWRSSESMVQASNELFAKAKSPFMYNEDIPFIPVLASPGAEKKSWSLYGEPQPAMTLWLQQEEGQGVAKADYHHTMAQSTATQIQQLLSASDQGEARLNHASQTPIQASNIAVLVRTGREASLVRKALSEKGVASVYLSNRDSVFASPVATDVLMFLRAVLHFDNDRALRSAAASSLFDLSLFDLERLNQDEHYWELLSQEFSDYRQLWLKSGIMPMIRKLIQYRELAQKLQTQQQGERVLTDLMHLAELLQQASAELESDHALLRWFEESLADGTNGDSSDDQKQRLESESNLVQVVTIHKSKGLEYDIIFVPFVSVCRQSKQALYYDESRQCTRLDIDNNSDGIALSDKERLAEDLRLIYVAITRAVYSCYLGVAAIKEGRSKKVITHLSAIGYLLQGEDEQDASALSSAIEQLTTGCDSIVVKDPVAWDEVRYQPPTETLTQLQANKMQQQIDWRWRMTSYSGLVKQGHGRAHKDESAWLETTLDIDASQDQAPLLDVHKKTMFNFPRGARPGTFLHTLFEEVEYTGSAFSQHNSDVIEQLLVKEQYEAEWLPILQDMIDKVLNTDLDGNGLKLSDKTAQQRLVEMEFLLPIDILLAQRFNTITHQHDSLSAQAGELGFAPVEGMLKGFIDLVFEHQGKYYVLDWKSNHLGDSAEEYHRQSLDKAMLEHRYDAQYQIYALALQRFLQTRIADYSYDSHFGGVFYLFLRGMDGSGDYGVFSAKPSQSMLAQLDEHIRGEETL; encoded by the coding sequence ATGACCGATGCAGCGCACATAACTCCTGCAGCATTAGATACCATGACTTTTCCCTTACATGGCGCTCGTTTAATAGAAGCATCTGCGGGAACCGGTAAGACGTTTACCATTGCAGGCCTGTACCTAAGGTTACTCCTTGGGCACGGTGATAATGGTTGTGCTCATCAGCAGCCTCTAACAGTGGAACAAATTTTGGTAGTGACCTTTACCGAGGCAGCCACCGCTGAGCTAAAAGACCGTATTCGCGCTCGTATTCACCAAGCTCGAGTGGATTTTAGTCGAGGGCATAGTGATGATCCTATTATCAAACCTTTACTTGAGCAGACTGATGACAGAGACAGAGCGTGTGAGTTGCTGCTGATGGCTGAGAGGCAGATGGATGAAGCCGCAGTGTTTACCATTCATGGTTTTTGTCAGCGCATGTTGACACAAAATGCTTTTGAATCTGGGAGCCGTTTTAAAAGCCAATTTATAAAAGATGAAACTCAACTCAAAACGCAAGTGGTGTGTGATTATTGGCGTCGGCATTTTTATCACATGAACCAAACCATGGCTGCAGAGATTCGTCGCCACTGGAAAACACCACAGGCTTTATTCTCAGATCTTGATCGGTTTATTAGTGGTAATCAAGTGTATATCCACAGTGAACAAGCACAGGGTGAACTAGAAAGTCAGTACCTTGAGCGCATTAAGGTGATCGATGAGTTAAAGCAGCAATGGTTGAGCAGCAGCGACAGTTTTGAAAAATTAATTGCAGAGTCAGGGATCACAAAAAACCCGTATAACAAGAAAAATGTACCCAATTGGATTGAAAAAATAGACAACTGGGCAAAGACAATGCCATCCACTTTAGCGCTGCCAGATTGTCTGAACCGCTTTAGCCAAAGCGCTTTGCAAGCAAAAACGAAGCCAGGTAATCAACTGCCGGAACATGCAGTATTTAACCAATCAGAGACGTTTTTTCAGTTGCCTGCATTGGAAGTGAAACAGGCTATTTTGAGCAATGCCATTCCTGAGTGTAGAAGAGAGCTTCAAAAGGCCAAACAGCAGCAACAAAAACTCTCTTTTGACGATCTGCTCAGTCAACTGGATTACGCGTTGCAACATGATGATGAAAGCTTATTAGCCGACAGAATTCGTCAGCTTTATCCCATTGCCATGATCGATGAGTTTCAAGATACCGATCCTCAGCAATACAACATCTTTAGCCATCTCTATTTGTCATACCCTAAGTGTGGTCTATTTATGATTGGCGATCCTAAGCAGGCTATTTATGCGTTTCGTGGTGCGGATATCTTTACTTATATTCGCGCTCGCAATGAAGTGACTTCTCATTTTAACTTGATGACCAACTGGCGCTCAAGTGAGTCCATGGTACAGGCGAGCAATGAGCTATTTGCGAAAGCCAAATCGCCATTTATGTACAATGAGGATATTCCGTTTATCCCCGTTTTAGCCAGCCCAGGGGCTGAAAAAAAATCCTGGTCTTTGTATGGAGAGCCACAACCTGCGATGACCCTATGGCTGCAGCAAGAAGAGGGGCAAGGGGTCGCTAAAGCGGATTACCATCACACTATGGCTCAGTCCACCGCAACTCAGATACAGCAACTGCTCAGCGCATCAGATCAAGGAGAGGCGAGGCTTAACCATGCCAGCCAAACGCCAATTCAAGCCAGTAATATCGCAGTGTTGGTTCGCACAGGTCGGGAAGCCAGCTTAGTGCGAAAAGCATTATCAGAAAAAGGGGTCGCTAGCGTTTACTTATCAAATAGAGACAGTGTATTTGCCAGTCCAGTCGCCACCGATGTGCTGATGTTTTTACGCGCAGTGTTGCACTTTGATAACGACCGAGCATTGCGCAGTGCCGCTGCCAGTAGTTTATTTGACTTATCCCTATTTGATTTGGAACGCTTAAACCAAGATGAGCACTATTGGGAGTTATTGAGTCAGGAATTCAGTGATTATCGTCAACTGTGGCTAAAGTCAGGCATTATGCCGATGATTCGTAAGTTAATTCAGTACCGTGAATTAGCGCAAAAGCTACAGACACAGCAGCAAGGAGAGCGAGTACTTACTGATTTAATGCACCTTGCCGAACTACTACAGCAAGCGTCTGCGGAGCTTGAAAGTGACCATGCGTTATTGCGTTGGTTTGAAGAGAGTCTTGCTGACGGGACTAATGGTGACTCGTCAGATGATCAAAAACAGCGTTTAGAGTCTGAAAGCAACTTAGTGCAAGTGGTTACCATTCATAAGTCTAAAGGCTTAGAGTACGACATAATTTTTGTGCCATTTGTTAGTGTCTGTCGTCAAAGTAAGCAGGCACTTTATTATGATGAGTCTCGCCAATGTACCCGCTTAGATATCGATAATAACAGTGACGGTATCGCGCTCTCTGATAAGGAACGTCTGGCTGAGGATTTACGCCTCATTTATGTGGCGATAACTCGCGCAGTGTATTCTTGTTACCTTGGCGTTGCAGCCATAAAAGAAGGTCGAAGCAAGAAAGTGATTACTCACTTAAGTGCCATTGGCTATTTATTGCAGGGAGAAGATGAGCAAGATGCTTCAGCGTTGAGCTCTGCCATAGAGCAACTGACAACAGGGTGTGACTCTATTGTAGTAAAAGATCCAGTTGCTTGGGATGAGGTTCGCTATCAACCACCCACAGAGACGCTTACGCAATTGCAAGCCAATAAAATGCAACAGCAAATCGATTGGCGTTGGAGAATGACCAGTTACTCTGGGCTAGTGAAGCAAGGTCATGGCCGTGCGCATAAAGATGAAAGTGCGTGGTTAGAGACCACGTTAGATATTGATGCTTCACAAGATCAAGCGCCATTACTTGATGTGCATAAAAAAACCATGTTTAACTTCCCTCGAGGTGCTCGTCCAGGGACTTTTCTACATACCTTATTTGAAGAAGTGGAATACACTGGATCGGCATTTAGCCAGCACAACAGCGACGTTATCGAGCAGCTATTAGTCAAAGAACAATATGAGGCAGAGTGGTTACCCATATTGCAAGATATGATAGATAAAGTGCTAAATACTGACTTAGATGGCAATGGTTTGAAATTGTCAGATAAAACCGCACAACAGCGGTTGGTGGAGATGGAGTTTTTACTTCCTATCGACATTTTATTGGCGCAACGTTTTAATACTATTACCCATCAACATGACTCGTTATCGGCACAAGCCGGAGAGCTTGGCTTTGCTCCGGTTGAAGGCATGTTGAAAGGCTTTATCGATTTGGTGTTTGAGCATCAAGGTAAATATTATGTGTTGGATTGGAAGTCGAACCATTTAGGTGACAGCGCTGAAGAGTACCACCGTCAGAGCTTAGATAAGGCAATGCTAGAGCACCGTTATGATGCGCAGTACCAAATTTATGCCTTGGCGTTGCAACGATTTTTGCAAACTCGTATTGCTGATTACTCCTACGACAGCCACTTTGGTGGCGTTTTTTATCTGTTTTTACGCGGCATGGACGGCAGTGGTGATTATGGGGTATTTTCCGCTAAACCATCACAATCCATGCTTGCACAGTTGGATGAGCATATTCGTGGTGAGGAGACACTATAA
- the recD gene encoding exodeoxyribonuclease V subunit alpha, translating into MEVDQLAHYTQKSWLEWLELMANLGMVRDIDFQLAKFFARQENCASAPCVAVMVCAVSYELSKGNTCLPISHNWNPLRALGASQLEPLFAKELLQCDWLAELKTSSLVAHDFQQAMCLPLVFEFGSLYLQKYWHFEGALAQKLLEYAEPISIETSQLSQLKTQLDQLFAWQFNYLFSELKVLKHDNASHNQIQRAICESLDVVDSTGLAFDKIVAIATEAKSASELAALTDYIPLSACLNHQKVAAATALTRRFCVISGGPGTGKTTTVSKLLAALVVSSDTHLDIKLAAPTGKAAARLTESIGQAIDSLPVPPEIKQKIPTSASTLHRLLGAIPNRSEFKHNAQNPLHLDLLILDEASMVDLPMMCKLLNALPAHARLILLGDRDQLSSVEAGAVLGDICQLGNQGYSPAHSAILDKLTGYQLPRSQQLGSAINDSLCVLQKSFRFHSRSGIGQLARAINSGHHDSVSTVFQAGYDDIDHHPVDADSYAQLVAQLVNRYQQYLSLRFVNNGTMHMASFARDVLHSFAGTRLLCAVREGEFGVEGTNIYIENALARKGLIPKDRDTWYIGRPVMVKNNDHSQQLYNGDIGICLLDESLSEPRLKVYFELADGSVKGVLPSRVPPHETAYSMTIHKSQGSEFDHTLLLLPKTPTPVLTRELFYTGVTRAKHQLSVYADPAIMQRAIQQKTARSSHLSQRLVTDGAR; encoded by the coding sequence ATGGAAGTCGACCAACTGGCTCATTACACTCAAAAAAGCTGGCTAGAGTGGCTGGAACTGATGGCTAACCTAGGTATGGTGCGAGACATTGATTTTCAGCTAGCGAAGTTTTTTGCTAGACAAGAGAACTGCGCTTCAGCTCCCTGCGTTGCGGTGATGGTGTGCGCTGTGAGTTATGAGTTGAGCAAGGGCAACACCTGTTTACCCATCAGTCATAATTGGAACCCTTTGCGAGCATTGGGAGCCAGTCAATTAGAGCCTCTTTTTGCCAAAGAGTTGCTGCAGTGTGATTGGCTTGCAGAGTTGAAAACATCCTCTTTGGTTGCCCATGACTTTCAACAAGCAATGTGCCTCCCTCTAGTGTTTGAATTTGGCAGTCTCTATTTACAAAAATATTGGCACTTTGAAGGGGCACTAGCACAAAAATTATTAGAGTATGCTGAGCCGATATCCATTGAAACAAGTCAGCTTTCTCAGCTAAAAACTCAACTGGATCAGTTGTTTGCTTGGCAATTCAATTATCTGTTTAGTGAACTCAAGGTGCTGAAACACGATAATGCCAGTCACAATCAAATTCAGCGGGCAATTTGTGAGTCGTTAGATGTGGTTGATTCGACAGGGTTGGCGTTTGATAAGATCGTCGCCATTGCAACAGAGGCGAAATCAGCCAGTGAACTGGCAGCATTAACGGATTATATTCCCCTCAGCGCCTGTTTAAATCATCAGAAAGTGGCCGCTGCTACAGCTCTAACTCGTCGCTTTTGTGTTATTTCTGGTGGCCCAGGTACAGGGAAAACCACAACCGTATCTAAATTGCTGGCTGCGCTGGTGGTTTCTAGTGACACTCATTTAGATATTAAGCTTGCCGCACCCACGGGTAAGGCTGCCGCTCGTCTTACTGAGTCCATAGGTCAAGCCATTGATTCATTGCCTGTGCCACCGGAGATAAAACAGAAAATCCCTACATCGGCCAGTACATTACACCGTTTATTAGGTGCGATTCCAAATCGAAGTGAGTTTAAACATAATGCGCAAAACCCATTGCATTTGGATCTTTTGATTCTAGATGAAGCCTCAATGGTCGATTTGCCTATGATGTGCAAATTGCTCAATGCGCTCCCTGCGCACGCGCGTTTAATTTTATTGGGTGATAGAGATCAACTCTCTTCGGTAGAGGCGGGAGCGGTACTAGGGGACATTTGTCAGTTAGGTAATCAAGGCTATAGCCCTGCTCATAGCGCAATTTTAGATAAATTAACGGGTTATCAACTGCCTCGCTCACAACAGTTAGGTAGTGCGATCAACGATAGCTTGTGTGTGTTGCAAAAGAGTTTTCGTTTTCATAGTCGCTCAGGTATTGGTCAATTGGCGCGAGCCATTAACTCCGGTCACCATGACTCGGTAAGTACAGTGTTTCAAGCTGGATATGACGACATTGATCATCATCCCGTAGATGCCGATAGTTATGCACAGTTAGTTGCACAGTTGGTCAACCGTTATCAACAATACCTAAGTTTACGCTTTGTTAATAATGGCACTATGCATATGGCGTCGTTTGCTAGAGACGTTTTACACAGCTTTGCTGGCACTCGCTTATTATGTGCGGTGCGAGAAGGAGAGTTTGGGGTTGAAGGGACAAACATCTATATTGAAAATGCGTTAGCGCGCAAAGGCTTGATCCCGAAAGATCGCGATACTTGGTATATTGGACGACCAGTGATGGTGAAAAATAATGATCATAGCCAGCAATTGTACAATGGTGATATTGGTATTTGCTTGCTAGATGAAAGTTTGAGTGAGCCACGTTTAAAGGTTTATTTTGAGCTTGCCGATGGCAGTGTCAAAGGAGTGCTACCGAGTCGAGTTCCCCCTCATGAAACGGCCTATTCCATGACGATTCATAAGTCACAAGGCAGTGA